In Nicotiana tabacum cultivar K326 chromosome 11, ASM71507v2, whole genome shotgun sequence, a single window of DNA contains:
- the LOC107778271 gene encoding ABC transporter G family member 1-like — MELQVNVPRWTPSPNRSPHRRQESETDNESVTYSQDDIPFNNNMNPTKRFPFSNSLPPHIAAIEAPSLRVDSEIKRSLEMVHYETPPIIFREEIKGNNTTTGFAYEEVVLPFNKGGNEEGIYLTWKDLWVIVPDKKTGRRAILQGLTGYVQPGQVLAIMGPSGCGKSTLLDTLAGRVDSNTRQTGEILINGRRQALAFGTSAYVTQDDTLMTTLTVREAIYYSAQLQLPDSMSRSEKKERAEATIREMGLQDAMNTRIGGWSVKGLSGGQKRRVSICIEILTRPKLLFLDEPTSGLDSAASYHVMNRIVQLAKQDGRTVVASIHQPSSEVFELFHNLCLLSSGRTVYFGSISAANEFFALNGFPCPTMRNPSDHYLRTINKDFDADIEKGVSGKATATEAINILVKSYKTSQGCQQVQRRVLEICQQNGGQEAKKGNQASFITQCTVLTRRSFVNMYRDLGYYWLRFAIYIALCLCVGTIFHDIGHGYGSIQARGSMLMFVAAFLTFMAIGGFPSFVEDMKIFTRERLNGHYGVAAYVIGNTFSSIPYLAMISVIPGAMAYYLVGLQKEFDHFAYFALMLFTTMMLVESLMMIVASIVPDFLMGIITGAGIQGVMMLNGGFFRLPNDLPNPFWKYPMYYIAFHKYANQGFYKNEFLGLTFPNEQIGGPATITGDEILRNIWQVQMGYSKWVDVAIVFGMVILYGFMFLGIIKTVEKVKPMIRAFMARTSKNPTHAEDPDSSRMHA, encoded by the exons ATGGAGTTACAGGTTAATGTTCCAAGATGGACACCTAGTCCAAATAGATCACCACATAGACGCCAAGAATCTGAAACAGATAATGAAAGTGTTACTTATTCTCAAGATGATATTCCTTTTAACAACAACATGAACCCAACCAAAAGATTTCCATTTAGTAATAGTCTACCACCTCATATTGCTGCTATTGAAGCACCATCTCTTAGGGTTGATTCTGAAATAAAAAGGTCCTTAGAAATGGTACACTATGAAACACCACCAATAATATTTAGGGAAGAGATAAAGGGAAATAATACTACTACTGGTTTTGCATATGAGGAAGTTGTACTCCCTTTTAATAAAGGTGGTAATGAAGAAGGTATATACTTGACATGGAAAGACTTGTGGGTGATAGTGCCGGACAAGAAAACAGGGAGGAGAGCTATATTGCAAGGGCTAACTGGTTATGTACAACCTGGCCAAGTCTTGGCCATTATGGGTCCTTCTGGTTGTGGCAAATCTACTCTTCTTGATACTTTAGCAG GGAGAGTGGATTCAAACACCAGACAGACTGGAGAAATCCTCATCAATGGTCGGAGGCAAGCTCTTGCATTTGGTACTTCG gCATATGTGACACAAGATGATACATTGATGACAACACTAACAGTGAGAGAAGCAATATACTATTCAGCACAACTCCAATTACCAGATTCAATGTCAAGATCCGAGAAGAAAGAAAGAGCTGAAGCAACAATAAGAGAAATGGGATTACAAGATGCAATGAATACAAGAATTGGAGGGTGGAGTGTAAAAGGATTAAGTGGTGGACAAAAGAGAAGAGTTAGTATTTGCATTGAAATACTAACACGTCCAAAGCTTCTTTTTCTTGATGAGCCAACTAGTGGACTTGACAGTGCAGCTTCTTACCATGTCATGAATAGAATAGTTCAATTGGCTAAACAAGATGGAAGAACTGTGGTTGCTTCTATTCATCAACCAAGTAGTGAAGTTTTTGAGCTTTTTCATAATCTTTGCCTTCTCTCCTCTGGTAGGACTGTCTACTTTGGCTCCATTTCTGCTGCAAATGAG ttttttgcACTGAATGGCTTCCCATGTCCAACTATGAGGAATCCTTCGGACCACTACTTAAGGACAATCAACAAGGACTTTGATGCT GATATCGAGAAAGGAGTTAGTGGAAAAGCCACTGCGACAGAAGCAATCAATATTCTGGTTAAGTCATACAAGACCTCACAGGGTTGCCAACAAGTTCAACGTCGAGTTCTGGAGATTTGCCAACAG AATGGTGGACAAGAAGCAAAGAAAGGAAACCAAGCAAGTTTCATTACTCAGTGCACGGTTCTAACCAGGAGATCTTTTGTGAACATGTATCGTGATCTTGGTTATTACTGGCTTCGTTTTGCAATATATATTGCTTTGTGCTTGTGTGTTGGCACTATATTTCATGACATTGGCCACGGCTATGGCTCCATTCAG GCTAGAGGTTCAATGCTCATGTTTGTTGCTGCCTTCTTAACCTTTATGGCTATTGGTGGATTCCCTTCTTTTGTTGAGGATATGAAA ATTTTTACTCGAGAAAGATTAAATGGGCACTATGGTGTGGCTGCATATGTCATTGGAAATACATTCTCTTCCATTCCTTACCTAGCAATGATCTCAGTAATACCTGGTGCTATGGCTTATTACCTTGTTGGATTACAAAAGGAGTTTGATCACTTTGCTTATTTTGCACTAATGTTATTCACAACAATGATGTTAGTCGAAAGCCTAATGATGATCGTGGCAAGTATTGTACCAGATTTTCTCATGGGAATTATAACAGGAGCTGGAATTCAAGGTGTTATGATGCTTAACGGAGGTTTCTTTCGATTGCCTAATGATCTTCCTAATCCATTTTGGAAATATCCAATGTATTATATTGCATTTCACAAATATGCAAATCAAGGGTTTTATAAGAATGAGTTCTTGGGATTAACTTTTCCTAATGAGCAAATTGGAGGGCCAGCTACAATTACTGGTGATGAGATTTTGAGAAATATATGGCAAGTGCAAATGGGATATTCAAAATGGGTTGATGTTGCAATTGTTTTTGGAATGGTGATTCTCTATGGGTTCATGTTTTTGGGAATAATTAAGACAGTGGAGAAGGTTAAGCCTATGATTAGAGCATTTATGGCTCGaacttccaaaaatccaactCATGCTGAAGATCCAGATTCTTCTCGTATGCATGCTTAA